A single genomic interval of Spirosoma taeanense harbors:
- a CDS encoding TIGR00266 family protein, with the protein MYSHEIDYKIIGEDIQIVEIELDPNETVIAEAGAMLFMEDGIQFETKMGDGSQPNQGFMGKLLQAGTRMITGESLFMTHFTNRGVGRRKVAFAAPYPGTVMPINLGNIYGNTLIVQKDAFLCAALGTRLSIQFNQRLGSGFFGGEGFILEKVQGDGMAFIHAGGVVVERTLNNEMLRVDTGCVVGFEPSVNFDIQRAGGLKSMIFGGEGLFVATLRGSGKVWIQSMPISKLVQRLAPYGAQSHKEGGSVLGQLGNLFED; encoded by the coding sequence ATGTACTCCCACGAAATTGATTACAAAATCATCGGCGAAGACATTCAGATTGTTGAAATCGAACTGGACCCTAACGAAACTGTCATTGCGGAAGCCGGAGCCATGCTCTTCATGGAGGACGGTATTCAGTTTGAAACCAAAATGGGCGACGGTTCCCAGCCTAATCAGGGGTTCATGGGTAAGCTGCTTCAGGCCGGAACGCGCATGATCACGGGCGAATCGCTGTTCATGACCCACTTCACCAATCGGGGCGTTGGCAGACGGAAGGTCGCTTTTGCCGCCCCCTATCCGGGTACGGTTATGCCCATTAACCTGGGCAATATTTACGGCAATACGCTGATCGTACAGAAAGATGCTTTCCTGTGTGCGGCCCTCGGTACCCGGCTGAGTATCCAGTTCAACCAACGGCTGGGCTCAGGTTTTTTCGGTGGTGAAGGATTCATTCTGGAGAAAGTCCAGGGCGACGGTATGGCCTTTATTCATGCCGGTGGCGTAGTCGTAGAACGAACGCTGAATAACGAAATGCTCCGCGTAGATACGGGCTGTGTAGTGGGCTTTGAGCCAAGCGTTAACTTCGACATTCAACGCGCGGGTGGCCTGAAAAGCATGATTTTCGGGGGTGAAGGCCTTTTTGTAGCCACTCTGCGCGGGTCCGGTAAAGTCTGGATTCAGTCGATGCCGATTTCCAAACTAGTGCAGCGGCTGGCTCCCTACGGTGCTCAGTCTCACAAGGAAGGCGGTTCCGTGCTTGGGCAGTTAGGGAATCTGTTTGAAGACTAA
- the gldD gene encoding gliding motility lipoprotein GldD, giving the protein MVKYAVFLLIGLLAAACGNSSSDNYVPKPKGYPRLDLPEPRYTLLEPTHPYQFEYNKAARILPDTFARSEPHWIFINYPAFHASVQLTYKPVLNDQKRLRAMLEDAYKLAARHNIKAYSIEQRKIKLKSGLEASLIDLSGEVPSQVQFVTTDSTTHFLRGALYFNTATENDSLQPVIQYIRKDVLHLLNTLKWRQ; this is encoded by the coding sequence GTGGTAAAGTACGCTGTCTTTCTGCTCATAGGCCTGCTGGCAGCCGCCTGCGGCAACAGCTCATCCGATAATTACGTGCCCAAACCCAAAGGGTACCCACGTCTGGATCTGCCTGAGCCTAGGTATACCCTCCTCGAACCCACGCATCCTTACCAGTTTGAGTACAACAAAGCGGCCCGGATTCTGCCCGATACGTTTGCCCGCTCGGAACCGCACTGGATTTTTATTAACTATCCAGCCTTCCACGCCAGCGTCCAGTTGACCTACAAGCCTGTTCTGAACGATCAGAAACGACTCCGGGCTATGCTCGAGGACGCCTATAAACTGGCCGCCAGGCATAACATTAAAGCTTATTCAATCGAGCAACGTAAAATCAAGCTGAAGTCAGGGCTGGAAGCGAGCCTGATTGATTTATCGGGTGAAGTCCCTAGTCAGGTTCAGTTTGTTACGACTGATTCAACGACCCACTTCCTGCGGGGCGCGTTGTATTTTAACACAGCGACCGAAAATGATTCGTTGCAGCCCGTTATCCAGTACATTCGCAAAGACGTTCTACATCTGCTTAACACCCTCAAGTGGCGCCAGTAA
- a CDS encoding c-type cytochrome: MKLLLSVFTSLTLSVAAAQAQSPAAKPASKPAAAQIKQPGQVIYEQNCLTCHQANGSGVPNLNPPLRGTDWVLGDKTRLINVLLKGLQGQEIEGEMYDNAMPAHDFLHDGQIADVLTYIRSNFTNKASAVTAEEVKAVRAAK; encoded by the coding sequence ATGAAACTCCTTCTTAGCGTATTTACCAGTCTGACACTCTCAGTTGCAGCCGCCCAGGCCCAGAGCCCGGCCGCAAAACCTGCCTCTAAACCAGCAGCTGCTCAGATTAAACAGCCCGGCCAGGTGATTTATGAGCAAAACTGTCTGACCTGCCATCAGGCGAATGGCTCGGGAGTACCTAACCTGAACCCGCCCCTGCGCGGAACCGACTGGGTGCTGGGTGACAAAACCCGGCTCATCAACGTGTTGCTGAAAGGATTGCAGGGTCAGGAAATTGAAGGTGAAATGTACGATAACGCCATGCCTGCGCACGATTTCCTGCACGATGGTCAGATTGCCGACGTGCTGACGTATATCCGCAGCAATTTCACCAACAAGGCGTCGGCCGTTACGGCTGAAGAAGTGAAGGCGGTACGGGCAGCTAAGTGA
- the tenA gene encoding thiaminase II: MHFTDQLWQQITPLYETIVSHGFVQELAAGSLPAPKFQYYIQQDALYLTDFSRALAQLSVKASAPADILQFTEFAANAIRVERILHETNFDLYNIQPETQKKPACFAYTNFLLAMTATQSLAVGAAAVLPCFWIYREVGKYIHAQSRERNPYQAWIDTYAGDAFDQVVGQMLDLTERLANEASSAEQEKMQEAFVQSSRLEWYFWNDAYQLTDWLV, encoded by the coding sequence ATGCACTTCACCGATCAACTCTGGCAGCAGATCACGCCTTTGTACGAAACTATCGTGTCGCACGGCTTTGTGCAGGAACTGGCGGCTGGTTCCTTACCCGCACCTAAGTTTCAGTACTACATTCAGCAGGACGCCCTTTACCTGACCGATTTTAGCCGGGCACTGGCGCAGCTGTCCGTAAAGGCATCCGCCCCCGCCGACATTCTACAGTTCACCGAGTTTGCAGCTAATGCGATCCGGGTAGAACGGATTCTTCACGAGACGAATTTTGACCTCTACAACATCCAGCCCGAAACGCAGAAGAAGCCAGCCTGCTTTGCTTATACTAACTTTCTGCTGGCTATGACAGCAACCCAGTCGCTGGCCGTAGGCGCAGCCGCCGTACTTCCCTGCTTCTGGATTTATCGGGAGGTTGGTAAATACATCCACGCTCAATCTCGTGAACGGAATCCCTACCAGGCCTGGATTGACACTTACGCTGGCGACGCCTTCGATCAGGTCGTCGGTCAGATGCTCGATCTAACCGAAAGGCTGGCGAATGAAGCGAGTTCGGCCGAACAGGAAAAAATGCAGGAAGCCTTCGTCCAATCAAGCCGTCTGGAGTGGTATTTCTGGAACGATGCCTACCAGTTGACCGACTGGCTGGTTTAA